A portion of the Flavobacterium limnophilum genome contains these proteins:
- a CDS encoding peptidase domain-containing ABC transporter: MTSLKRLYNLLELDKKDVSQIFFYAIFAGIVSLSLPLGIQAIVNFIQSGRVSASWIVLIILVVIGVVLVGILSLMQLRITENLQQKIFVRSSFEFASRLPKIEFKELYDQYPPELANRFFDTLTIQKGTSKLLVDFSAAILQIVFGVVLLSLYHPFFIVFGILLLILLYIIFKFSYNKGIETSLKESKNKYKTANWLQEIARNNFSFRNELNYDFALEKNNAIIKDYLYSRENHFNVIKRQFSHLILFKVIITASLLIIGGYLVLNQQMNIGQFVAAEIIILLVINSVEKIILGLETFYDVLTAVEKIGQVTDMELEEEVVIVNKSCYTDISLETENMEFQFPETTFGILKNINVKINPGEKIIIDGENGSGKTTLIRVLSGLLHPSSGNFFINDDTFKKIDVKQYRSRIGSIIQGETPFEGTILENITFNDKNISSEDLKWALDAVQLTPFIKTLPKGLDTKILPEGKELSASNVQKILLARSIIHKPNILFYEEPTDKMDVKVANEIIDFITSEKNKWTVVVSSQNPHWITKCTREITMQKGTILFDTKK; encoded by the coding sequence ATGACTTCATTAAAACGACTTTACAATCTTTTAGAATTAGACAAAAAAGATGTTTCACAAATTTTTTTCTATGCCATCTTTGCCGGTATCGTGAGTTTGTCTTTGCCACTGGGCATTCAAGCCATAGTAAATTTCATTCAATCCGGGCGAGTTAGCGCATCTTGGATTGTCTTGATAATACTGGTAGTTATTGGTGTAGTGTTAGTTGGTATTTTGTCATTAATGCAATTGCGAATCACGGAGAACCTGCAACAAAAAATATTTGTACGCTCTTCTTTTGAATTTGCCTCTCGATTACCCAAAATAGAATTCAAAGAACTTTACGACCAGTATCCCCCAGAATTAGCCAATAGATTTTTTGACACACTTACCATTCAAAAAGGGACTTCAAAATTATTAGTCGATTTTTCAGCAGCTATTTTACAAATTGTTTTTGGAGTTGTTTTATTGTCGTTATACCATCCTTTCTTTATTGTTTTCGGAATTTTATTGCTGATCCTTTTATATATTATTTTTAAATTTTCGTACAATAAAGGAATCGAAACCAGCTTAAAAGAATCCAAAAACAAATACAAAACAGCGAACTGGCTACAAGAAATAGCCAGAAACAATTTTAGTTTCAGAAACGAGCTCAACTATGATTTTGCATTAGAAAAAAACAATGCAATAATAAAAGATTATTTATACAGTCGCGAAAACCATTTTAATGTAATCAAAAGGCAATTCAGCCACTTGATTCTTTTCAAGGTAATCATTACGGCGAGTTTACTAATCATTGGTGGTTATTTAGTATTGAATCAGCAAATGAATATTGGGCAATTTGTCGCAGCAGAAATCATCATTTTATTGGTAATCAATTCGGTTGAGAAAATCATCCTTGGCCTGGAGACTTTCTACGATGTATTGACGGCAGTGGAAAAAATTGGGCAAGTTACCGATATGGAATTGGAAGAAGAAGTTGTCATAGTGAACAAAAGTTGTTACACCGATATCAGCCTTGAAACAGAAAATATGGAGTTTCAATTTCCGGAAACTACTTTTGGAATTTTAAAGAACATCAATGTAAAAATAAATCCAGGAGAGAAAATCATAATTGACGGAGAAAACGGATCTGGAAAAACAACCTTGATTCGAGTACTTTCAGGTTTGTTGCATCCAAGCTCGGGCAACTTTTTTATCAACGATGATACCTTTAAAAAAATAGATGTTAAACAATACCGTTCCAGAATAGGAAGTATTATTCAAGGAGAAACCCCTTTTGAGGGAACTATTCTCGAAAACATCACTTTCAACGACAAAAACATCAGCTCCGAAGATTTAAAATGGGCATTAGATGCCGTTCAACTTACTCCATTTATCAAAACTTTACCCAAAGGATTGGATACTAAAATTCTACCTGAAGGAAAAGAGTTGTCTGCTTCAAACGTCCAAAAAATATTGTTGGCGAGAAGCATTATTCACAAGCCCAATATTTTATTTTATGAAGAACCAACAGATAAAATGGATGTGAAAGTAGCCAATGAAATTATCGATTTTATTACTTCAGAAAAAAACAAATGGACGGTAGTCGTTTCGTCTCAAAACCCACATTGGATTACTAAATGCACCAGAGAAATCACAATGCAAAAAGGAACCATATTATTTGACACCAAAAAATAA
- a CDS encoding HlyD family secretion protein, whose protein sequence is MLNISNKNKLNNEALEKYSTVKNLGNRPHYKILNRIILAVSILTLIALFLPWTQNISGSGAVTTLKPNQRPQTIQSVISGRIEKWYVQEGNYVEKGDTILFISEIKEDYMDPNLVKNTKNQVDAKKQSLESYGSKVATLSNQMLAIEREKVLKLKQAENKIKQARLKIKSDSIDLVAVKTQLKIANTQFNRSLQLNKEGLKALSDVEEKRLKLQEVEAKIITQENKFYTSKNEFINAEVEINRITAEYSEKISKAQSDQYTAMSNQYDTEAQVSKLENQYANYSIRNGLYYIKAPQSGYINRTLQSGIGENIKEGTPIATIMPSKYDIAVESFVDPIDLPLIKKGEKVRVWFDGWPTIVFSGWPDMSYGTFGGEIVAIENFISDNGKFRILIAPDKNEAPWPKQLSMGSGAQTMALLNTVPVWFEFWRTLNGFPPNYYKEKEKPSKEKK, encoded by the coding sequence ATGCTAAACATATCCAATAAAAACAAATTGAACAATGAAGCTCTTGAAAAATATTCTACTGTCAAGAATTTGGGCAACAGACCACATTATAAAATATTGAATCGAATAATTCTTGCGGTTTCCATACTTACCTTAATAGCACTTTTCTTGCCTTGGACACAAAACATCTCAGGTTCAGGAGCAGTTACAACTTTAAAACCCAATCAAAGACCCCAAACCATTCAATCCGTAATCTCGGGTCGAATAGAAAAATGGTATGTACAAGAAGGTAATTATGTTGAAAAAGGCGATACAATTCTTTTTATATCTGAAATCAAAGAAGACTATATGGATCCCAATTTGGTAAAAAACACTAAAAACCAAGTAGATGCCAAAAAACAATCATTAGAATCATATGGTTCTAAAGTAGCAACACTTTCGAATCAAATGCTGGCAATAGAAAGAGAAAAAGTATTGAAACTCAAACAAGCCGAGAATAAAATAAAACAAGCTCGTTTGAAAATAAAAAGTGACAGCATAGATCTTGTCGCCGTGAAAACGCAATTAAAAATTGCCAATACCCAATTCAATCGTTCTTTACAATTAAACAAAGAAGGCTTAAAAGCTTTGTCGGACGTGGAAGAAAAACGACTAAAACTTCAGGAAGTTGAAGCTAAAATCATCACTCAAGAGAATAAATTTTACACCAGCAAAAATGAATTCATCAATGCCGAAGTAGAAATCAACAGAATTACTGCCGAGTATTCCGAAAAGATTTCCAAAGCACAGAGCGATCAATATACAGCAATGAGCAACCAATACGACACCGAAGCTCAAGTAAGCAAATTGGAGAATCAATACGCTAATTACAGCATTCGAAATGGACTGTATTACATCAAAGCGCCACAAAGCGGATACATCAATAGAACTTTGCAATCGGGCATTGGCGAAAACATCAAAGAAGGAACCCCAATTGCAACAATTATGCCTTCTAAATATGATATTGCCGTTGAATCATTTGTAGATCCAATTGATTTGCCTTTAATCAAAAAAGGAGAAAAAGTGAGAGTATGGTTTGACGGATGGCCGACAATCGTTTTCTCGGGATGGCCAGATATGTCTTATGGCACTTTTGGCGGTGAAATTGTAGCTATTGAAAACTTTATCAGTGACAATGGAAAATTTAGAATCCTAATTGCCCCAGACAAAAACGAAGCGCCTTGGCCTAAACAATTGAGCATGGGATCAGGTGCGCAAACTATGGCTTTGCTAAATACAGTTCCGGTTTGGTTTGAATTCTGGAGAACCCTTAATGGTTTTCCGCCTAATTATTACAAGGAAAAAGAGAAACCTTCAAAAGAAAAGAAATAA
- a CDS encoding TolC family protein, with translation MKQLLFILVLIGTTIYGQSNDESTLPTNSKELSYNEYLGFVKKYHPLVKNANLEISKAQANLMMARGGFDPKLELDYNKKQFQGTEYYSILNSSFKIPTWYGIDIKAGFDENEGYYLNPQNKTPSNGLTSLGISVPLGQGLLINQRMADLQKAKIQVKLSQAEQKLEAIAILYNASVAYFNWKKNYEEYLLYESYTINAKKRYAGIESLIKEGDKPAIDSIEAGIVVKNRLLALEDSKLKLTKAKLDLSNFLWIENNIPLELADVIIPEKSLNQTIQETLNISDLVNPEFSVLNHPKIEALQSKIDLLTVEKKMKANMLLPKIDVGYSYLAQPNPAIPNNSDNYKVGVDFYFPLFLRKERGGLKLAQYKIQESEFIRDVEKVQLTNKISAQKTEIQSLTKQQKLINKLVSDYDIMLKSEERLFILGESSLFLINTRENNLVSAQLSQIALENRFYTSNSELYKIMANPN, from the coding sequence ATGAAACAACTTCTTTTTATACTAGTCTTGATAGGAACTACCATTTACGGTCAGTCAAATGACGAATCTACATTACCAACAAATTCCAAAGAACTGAGTTATAACGAGTACTTGGGTTTTGTGAAAAAATACCATCCATTAGTCAAAAACGCCAACTTGGAAATCAGTAAAGCGCAAGCCAACTTGATGATGGCACGTGGTGGCTTTGACCCAAAATTGGAATTGGACTACAACAAAAAACAGTTTCAGGGAACCGAATATTATTCTATCCTAAACAGCAGTTTCAAAATCCCGACTTGGTATGGAATCGACATAAAAGCAGGATTTGACGAAAACGAAGGTTATTATCTCAATCCACAAAACAAGACGCCAAGCAATGGATTGACATCGCTCGGAATAAGTGTTCCTCTTGGACAAGGATTGCTCATTAATCAACGAATGGCCGATTTGCAAAAAGCAAAAATTCAAGTAAAGTTAAGTCAAGCGGAACAAAAACTGGAAGCGATTGCGATTTTATACAACGCTTCTGTTGCGTATTTCAATTGGAAAAAAAACTACGAAGAATATTTGTTGTACGAAAGCTATACTATCAATGCGAAAAAGCGATATGCAGGAATCGAATCGCTGATAAAAGAAGGCGACAAACCAGCAATTGACAGCATTGAAGCGGGGATTGTGGTTAAAAATAGATTGCTCGCTCTTGAAGATTCAAAATTAAAATTAACCAAAGCCAAACTGGATTTATCGAATTTTCTTTGGATTGAAAACAATATTCCATTAGAACTTGCAGATGTTATTATTCCCGAGAAAAGCCTAAATCAGACCATTCAAGAAACTTTGAACATAAGCGATTTAGTCAATCCTGAATTTTCAGTACTGAATCATCCAAAAATTGAAGCTTTACAAAGTAAAATAGACTTATTGACCGTAGAGAAAAAAATGAAAGCTAACATGCTATTGCCAAAAATAGATGTTGGATACTCCTATTTGGCCCAGCCAAATCCAGCCATACCCAATAATTCGGATAATTACAAAGTGGGCGTTGATTTTTATTTCCCCTTGTTTTTAAGAAAAGAAAGAGGCGGTTTGAAACTAGCACAATACAAAATCCAGGAATCCGAGTTCATACGAGATGTAGAAAAAGTACAATTGACAAACAAAATCAGTGCCCAAAAAACCGAAATCCAGTCCTTGACCAAACAACAAAAATTAATAAACAAATTGGTTTCAGATTACGATATAATGTTAAAATCCGAGGAGCGATTATTTATATTAGGAGAGAGTTCGCTATTTCTAATTAATACCCGTGAAAATAATTTAGTCAGCGCACAACTTTCCCAAATTGCTTTAGAAAATCGTTTTTACACTTCCAACTCCGAACTCTATAAAATAATGGCTAATCCTAATTAA
- the map gene encoding type I methionyl aminopeptidase, whose amino-acid sequence MIIQKTREEIELMRESALIVSKTLGMIASEIKPGVTTLHLDKLAEEFIRDHGAVPSFLGLYGFPNSLCMSPNAQVVHGIPNNKPLESGDVISVDCGAYKNGFHGDHAYSFEIGEVAPETKKLLQVTKESLYVGIREFRLGNRVEDVGNAIQKYTEAHGYGVVRELVGHGVGQKMHEDPEMPNYGKKGRGKLFVEGMVVAIEPMINLGTKNIKQLKDGWTILTADGKPSAHFEHDVAIIDGKPEILSTFAYIYQALGIESNEEDEFRKIPLVL is encoded by the coding sequence ATGATTATCCAAAAAACAAGAGAAGAAATAGAATTGATGCGCGAAAGTGCTTTAATCGTATCCAAAACTTTAGGAATGATTGCTTCGGAAATCAAACCCGGAGTTACCACCTTACACCTAGACAAATTAGCCGAAGAATTTATTCGTGACCACGGTGCAGTACCAAGTTTCCTTGGTCTGTACGGCTTCCCAAACTCGCTTTGCATGAGTCCGAATGCACAAGTGGTACACGGAATCCCAAACAACAAACCATTGGAAAGTGGCGACGTGATTTCAGTTGACTGTGGTGCCTATAAAAATGGATTTCACGGAGACCATGCCTACTCATTCGAAATTGGCGAAGTGGCTCCAGAAACCAAAAAGTTGTTGCAGGTTACCAAAGAATCTTTGTATGTTGGAATCCGTGAATTCAGATTAGGGAACCGAGTGGAAGATGTGGGAAATGCCATCCAGAAATACACCGAAGCACACGGTTATGGCGTGGTTCGTGAATTGGTGGGTCACGGTGTTGGTCAAAAAATGCACGAAGATCCAGAAATGCCCAATTACGGCAAAAAAGGTCGTGGAAAATTATTCGTCGAAGGAATGGTTGTCGCCATCGAACCGATGATTAATTTGGGAACCAAAAACATCAAACAACTCAAAGACGGCTGGACAATCCTCACCGCCGACGGAAAACCAAGCGCCCATTTCGAACACGACGTAGCCATCATTGACGGAAAACCAGAAATTTTATCAACGTTTGCCTATATCTATCAAGCATTGGGAATCGAGAGTAATGAAGAAGATGAATTTAGAAAAATCCCATTGGTTTTATAA
- a CDS encoding class I SAM-dependent methyltransferase has protein sequence MKKLFKLILNTIPRPLLIRLSYVARPIIAFSLKGDKFTDPIDGKSFKSMLPYGYEKQRNNVLSPSTLSLERHRLLWLYLNEQTDFFTAPKKVLHFAPEQAFYKLFRKQKNLDYTTTDLFSPLADVKADICNLPFEDNQYDVILCNHVLEHIPDDTKAMKELFRVLKPGGMAILQIPQDLKRDVTFADDSITDQKERAKIFGQYDHVRIYGRDYFDKLRSIGFTVVEEDYTNKIAPELVEKYCLAKGEIIPVCFK, from the coding sequence ATGAAGAAACTTTTTAAACTCATCCTCAATACCATTCCTCGTCCACTATTAATTCGTTTGAGTTATGTGGCGCGACCAATTATCGCTTTTTCGTTAAAAGGAGACAAATTCACCGATCCAATCGACGGGAAAAGTTTCAAATCGATGTTGCCTTACGGGTACGAAAAACAACGCAACAATGTGCTTTCGCCAAGCACGCTTTCGTTGGAAAGACATCGTTTGTTGTGGCTATATCTAAACGAACAAACCGATTTTTTTACGGCACCAAAGAAAGTATTGCATTTTGCTCCAGAACAAGCTTTTTACAAATTGTTCCGCAAGCAAAAAAACCTGGATTACACCACAACCGATTTGTTTTCGCCACTAGCAGACGTGAAAGCCGATATTTGCAATTTGCCTTTCGAAGACAATCAATACGACGTCATTCTCTGCAACCACGTTTTGGAACACATTCCGGACGACACCAAGGCTATGAAAGAATTATTCCGCGTCTTGAAACCAGGTGGAATGGCAATTCTCCAAATTCCGCAAGACTTGAAAAGGGATGTGACATTTGCCGACGATTCCATTACCGACCAAAAAGAACGCGCCAAAATATTTGGGCAATACGACCACGTTCGCATTTATGGCCGCGATTATTTTGACAAACTGAGAAGCATTGGTTTTACAGTTGTCGAAGAAGATTACACCAATAAAATAGCTCCTGAATTGGTCGAAAAATATTGCTTGGCCAAAGGCGAAATTATACCGGTTTGTTTTAAGTAA